In Anthonomus grandis grandis chromosome 16, icAntGran1.3, whole genome shotgun sequence, a single window of DNA contains:
- the LOC126745995 gene encoding circadian clock-controlled protein daywake-like — protein sequence MFFKNTFLYTVIIWVRFGVYAQGEEARKNETQFTTPEYILPCYKSDPNLNKCLQGTFNHLRPYLVNGLTDINVPSIDPFKLDKIVIENGQGPLKVKASFYNVTAQGAQNYTVEKINANVDDYIIEIGFKFPRMDIRGKYDVNGNVLLFPVRSKGDFWAIFLDIEAAAKIYGVEFIRDNVRYMRVEKMLVDFKLKKSRFRIRDIINHSNIIGEAMNNFLNNNSEEIIREMKPAARLSIARHFKGFLNSAFMQLPLKIWLPDA from the exons atgttttttaaaaatacatttctgtATACAGTTATAATATGGGTTCGATTTGGTGTTTATGCCCAAGGCGAGGAAGCTAGAAAAAATGAGACACAGTTTACAACac CTGAATATATCCTACCATGTTATAAATCAGACCCAAACCTCAACAAATGCTTACAAGGAACATTTAACCACCTAAGGCCCTATTTAGTCAATGGACTGACAGACATTAATGTACCAAGTATCGACCCTTTTAAGTTGGATAAAATCGTAATTGAAAACGGTCAAGGACCTTTAAAAGTTAAGGCTTCATTTTACAACGTTACAGCGCAAGGAGCTCAAAATTATActgttgaaaaaataaa CGCCAATGTAGATGATTACATTATCGAAATAGGGTTTAAATTTCCAAGGATGGATATAAGAGGGAAATACGATGTAAATGGTAATGTATTGCTATTTCCAGTACGATCCAAGGGAGACTTTTGGGCAATTTTTC ttgatatTGAAGCGGCAGCAAAAATATATGGTGTAGAATTTATCAGAGATAACGTGCGATACATGAGAGTAGAAAAAATGCTTGTTgattttaagttgaaaaaaagcagATTTAGAATCAGAGATATAATAAATCATAGCAATATTATCG GTGAGGCTAtgaataattttcttaacaacaaCTCTGAAGAAATAATCAGAGAAATGAAGCCAGCAGCCCGATTGTCAATAGCCAGACAttttaaagggtttttaaaTAGCGCCTTTATGCAGCTGCCTTTAAAAATATGGTTACCAGATGCTTAG
- the LOC126745992 gene encoding uncharacterized protein LOC126745992 — protein MPQQQTDGWNPIYFYNILKSLLKSFGPERPVLLIYDGHASHVDERLIRATRENGVIILKLLPHSSHILQPLDLSVFKSLKVRWEYELINWQEHNEGRQIPKKKFSSLVCKIWKETNHEIISNGFKKGGIFPFNACVVDKEKYDPLFYKRWEQHQGVRRFPDESMDILQPGPSNLGQKDNSAIANNLRQHSLNINREDTNYPHLSSPNSKPGPSGYQGLPEQRYSFEELLLSTVQQTNAPKKVKKRKVCSGAKVITSEEVMSRLIEKDSTVLKEKSKSNKNRRKKFKPNSMNEEEDISDKEIIFQESDDDIIEEEMRNAEAVDACMEQISKPSTDIQEDNWVLAF, from the coding sequence ATGCCACAACAGCAAACGGATGGATGGAATCCGATATAtttctacaatattttaaaaagtttgttaaaatcctTTGGCCCAGAAAGACCAGTCTTGTTGATATATGACGGTCATGCGTCCCACGTGGATGAAAGATTAATTAGAGCAACCAGGGAGAATGGGGTGATCATTCTTAAATTACTACCCCATTCATCCCATATTCTACAACCGCTTGACCTTAGTgtttttaagtctttaaaaGTCAGATGGGAGTATGAGTTGATCAACTGGCAGGAGCATAATGAGGGAAGACAAattccaaagaaaaaatttagctCTTTAGTTTGTAAAATATGGAAAGAAACAAACCACGAAATTATATCTAATGGTTTTAAGAAAGGaggtatttttccatttaatgcATGTGTTGTTGACAAGGAAAAGTACGATCCATTATTTTACAAGAGATGGGAGCAACATCAAGGGGTACGAAGATTTCCTGATGAGTCGATGGATATATTGCAACCAGGACCCTCAAATCTAGGTCAAAAGGACAATAGTGCTATTGCCAATAATTTGAGACAACATTCCCTAAATATTAACAGAGAAGATACAAATTATCCTCATTTGTCAAGCCCTAATTCAAAACCAGGTCCAAGTGGATACCAAGGGCTACCAGAACAGCGATACTCTTTTGAAGAATTGCTATTGTCTACAGTTCAACAGACTAACGCAcccaaaaaagtaaagaaaagaaaagtgtGTTCTGGAGCCAAAGTTATAACTTCTGAGGAAGTTATGAGTCGCTTGATCGAAAAGGATTCGactgttttaaaagaaaaatcaaaatcaaataaaaatcggcgcaaaaaatttaaaccaaattcCATGAATGAAGAAGAGGACATAAGtgataaagaaattatattccAAGAGAGTGATGATGATATAATAGAGGAAGAGATGAGAAACGCGGAAGCAGTTGATGCATGTATGGAGCAAATCAGTAAGCCTTCTACAGATATACAAGAAGATAATTGGGTGCTAGCCTTTTag